A single region of the Coleofasciculus chthonoplastes PCC 7420 genome encodes:
- the iscB gene encoding RNA-guided endonuclease IscB, producing MRVFVLDKNLKPLDPCHPARARELLSQERAKVFKRYPFTIVLQDRAESESVTHPHRIKIDPGSKTTGIAVVQEKTGRVTSAFEISHRGQQVKDSLESRRSLRRGRRNRKTRYRKPRFLNRTRKNGWLPPSLESRIANIETWVRRIRKLCPVTTISQELVRFDLQHIQNPEINGVEYQRGELFGFEVKEYLLAKWERKCAYCGVKNVPFEIEHIIARSKGGSNRVSNLCLSCHSCNQAKGNKPVEEFLKKKPEVLKRVLAQAKAPLKDAAAVNATRWELYRRLQSTGLPVEVGSGGRTKFNRKTKGIEKTHWTDAACVGTSTPKKLLLNGIKPLSVKAKGHGKRQRCGTNKFGFPIRHAPRKKFFMGFQTGDLVEANVLTGKYAGAYRGRIAIRFKPSFKLTTGSQKFDVHPKYLKTIHRADGYEYAF from the coding sequence ATGCGTGTTTTCGTTCTAGATAAAAACCTGAAACCTCTTGACCCTTGTCATCCAGCAAGGGCTAGAGAACTACTCTCGCAAGAGAGGGCTAAGGTATTTAAGCGCTATCCATTCACTATTGTTTTGCAAGACAGAGCCGAGTCAGAGTCTGTTACTCATCCGCACCGAATTAAAATAGACCCTGGCAGCAAGACAACGGGTATTGCGGTTGTTCAAGAGAAAACAGGACGTGTAACAAGCGCTTTTGAAATCTCACACCGAGGGCAACAGGTTAAAGATTCCCTTGAATCCCGCAGATCATTAAGGAGGGGGCGACGCAATCGCAAAACTCGTTACCGCAAACCCCGCTTCCTGAACAGAACCCGTAAAAATGGATGGCTACCACCATCCCTTGAGAGTCGAATTGCCAATATTGAAACTTGGGTGAGGCGAATCAGAAAACTTTGCCCAGTTACCACAATCTCTCAAGAGCTAGTCAGGTTCGATTTGCAGCATATCCAAAACCCTGAAATTAACGGGGTTGAGTACCAACGAGGTGAACTGTTTGGTTTTGAGGTCAAAGAGTATTTACTCGCCAAATGGGAAAGAAAATGCGCTTACTGTGGCGTTAAAAATGTCCCCTTCGAGATTGAACATATAATTGCTAGAAGTAAGGGAGGTTCCAATAGAGTCAGTAATCTCTGCCTTAGTTGTCATTCCTGCAACCAAGCTAAGGGGAACAAACCCGTTGAAGAATTCCTGAAAAAGAAACCAGAAGTCCTCAAGCGGGTATTAGCTCAAGCCAAAGCACCTCTTAAAGATGCCGCAGCCGTTAATGCTACCCGTTGGGAACTGTATCGAAGGCTTCAGTCAACTGGTTTGCCAGTAGAGGTAGGTTCTGGAGGTCGAACAAAGTTCAACCGTAAAACGAAAGGCATCGAAAAAACTCATTGGACTGATGCAGCTTGTGTTGGTACTTCAACGCCTAAAAAACTTCTTCTTAACGGAATTAAACCTTTGAGCGTTAAAGCCAAAGGTCACGGAAAAAGACAACGTTGCGGAACCAATAAATTTGGGTTCCCAATTCGTCATGCTCCGCGAAAGAAATTCTTCATGGGTTTCCAAACTGGAGACTTGGTTGAAGCTAATGTTTTAACTGGAAAGTATGCAGGAGCCTACAGGGGTCGAATAGCGATTCGATTCAAACCAAGCTTCAAGTTAACCACAGGAAGTCAAAAATTCGACGTGCATCCAAAATATCTGAAAACAATTCATAGAGCTGACGGATATGAATATGCATTCTAA
- a CDS encoding chloride channel protein: MINPIRQWLLPKRRLAIAEACLIGVVSALSAVLLQHSIGWLGSWRVQTSEQFPPFLVLPAFGLVLGALSGFLVEYLAPDASGSGIPQIKAALGGYPIALDLRVALVKLVSSILAIAAGLTLGRQGPTVHIGAALAAQFSRWFPTSPSHRRQLIAAGSAAGLAAGFNTPIAGILFVVEELIHDFSGLTLGTAILASFIGAVISRILGGRSLDLNLELTQTTSSFSAPEIPFYLILGLLAGLLATLFNRGILFSLTLQRRFHVSLAVKMGLAGLICGCVVSLLPPDFRNNRGLRELLITGAESWQFTSLALVTYFFLTLVSYGSGAPGGLFHPSLVLGSALGYLVGVAKLSFLGVGEPTTYALAGMGAFFSAVSKVPITAIVIIFEITADFNLVLPLMITCVVSYLIADQLSKGSLYQRLLEWRGYTSPTQKVDKGSLVGLTAEDLMQRQVETLSLHMTLDDALQMVSRSTHQGFPVVDEGTLVGIISQSDLTQATKMQGNPPRCPFPGTTPLAEIMTSHPITVKPTASLVDVLYLLNRYHLSRLPVTEGRKLLGIITRSDIIRAELDQLDSKTTQTRSQSEPSYVVYQTRSPETGRGRLLVPIANPQTAPILVKLAAAIARDRDYELECLQVILVSRSTSPAETPVTTTKSRRLLRQAEKWGRDWNIPVHTQIRVSQDITQGILDTIKERHINLMMMGWKGSTSTPGRIFGGVVDAVIRQAPCDVMVVKLGEMMHPPYIPPFFQRWLIPIAGGPNSQRALEFLPALIPLSSKPPDIRLCQVFDPEDTIMDTTAIEEASDFLKKQTEGRIRRIPIRASEVSDAVVYIANNQLCDVVVLGASREGLLQLMIQENIPEAIARRVKSTVILVRSAT; encoded by the coding sequence ATGATCAATCCCATACGTCAATGGTTACTGCCCAAGCGACGTTTGGCGATCGCAGAAGCTTGTTTAATTGGGGTGGTTTCTGCGCTATCCGCCGTGTTACTCCAACACAGTATTGGTTGGCTCGGTTCATGGCGGGTTCAAACTTCTGAACAATTTCCGCCCTTTCTAGTTTTACCCGCTTTCGGACTGGTATTGGGAGCACTGTCTGGATTCTTGGTTGAGTATTTGGCACCCGATGCTTCTGGGAGTGGTATTCCTCAGATTAAAGCCGCACTTGGAGGGTATCCCATCGCTCTAGATTTGCGTGTAGCGCTGGTTAAACTCGTCAGTAGTATTTTAGCGATCGCGGCAGGACTGACCCTGGGACGTCAAGGACCCACAGTTCATATTGGTGCAGCGTTAGCGGCTCAGTTTAGCCGTTGGTTTCCTACCTCTCCGAGCCATCGACGCCAGCTCATTGCGGCGGGTTCAGCGGCGGGTTTAGCGGCGGGGTTTAATACCCCAATCGCGGGTATTTTGTTTGTGGTTGAGGAATTAATCCATGATTTTTCCGGCTTAACGCTAGGAACAGCGATTCTCGCTTCGTTTATCGGTGCGGTGATTTCCCGGATTTTAGGGGGTCGTAGTCTCGACCTGAACCTGGAACTAACTCAAACAACCAGTAGTTTTTCTGCTCCGGAGATTCCCTTTTATTTAATCCTGGGTCTTTTAGCCGGATTACTGGCAACCTTATTTAATCGTGGGATTCTGTTTTCATTGACGCTACAACGCCGCTTTCATGTCTCTTTGGCGGTAAAAATGGGGCTAGCGGGATTAATCTGTGGTTGTGTGGTTTCTCTGTTACCCCCGGATTTTCGCAATAATCGTGGGTTGCGGGAGTTGTTAATTACAGGCGCAGAAAGTTGGCAATTCACTAGCCTCGCTTTAGTAACCTACTTTTTTCTCACCCTAGTTTCTTATGGATCAGGCGCTCCTGGGGGTTTATTTCACCCGTCACTGGTTTTGGGTTCTGCCTTGGGTTATCTGGTGGGCGTTGCTAAATTATCGTTTTTAGGGGTTGGGGAACCGACGACTTACGCCTTGGCAGGGATGGGGGCGTTTTTTAGTGCTGTATCTAAGGTTCCTATAACCGCGATTGTGATCATATTTGAGATTACGGCGGATTTCAATCTGGTTTTACCGTTAATGATCACCTGTGTGGTGTCTTATCTAATTGCCGATCAACTCTCCAAAGGCTCACTTTATCAGCGTCTGTTGGAATGGAGAGGGTATACCTCCCCCACTCAAAAAGTAGACAAGGGTTCATTGGTTGGGTTAACAGCAGAGGATTTGATGCAACGACAGGTAGAAACCTTATCGCTGCACATGACTCTGGATGACGCCTTGCAGATGGTATCTCGTTCGACGCACCAAGGGTTTCCTGTGGTAGATGAAGGGACGCTAGTGGGGATTATTAGTCAATCAGATCTTACACAGGCGACAAAAATGCAAGGCAATCCGCCCCGTTGTCCGTTTCCCGGCACCACACCTCTAGCAGAGATTATGACATCGCACCCGATAACGGTGAAGCCGACAGCGAGTTTAGTCGATGTGCTTTATCTGCTCAACCGTTATCACCTCAGTCGCCTCCCAGTCACTGAAGGGCGGAAGTTATTGGGAATTATTACCCGCAGCGATATTATTCGGGCGGAATTGGATCAGCTTGATAGTAAGACAACTCAGACTAGATCACAATCAGAACCCTCTTATGTAGTTTATCAAACCCGATCGCCAGAAACGGGACGAGGACGGTTATTAGTTCCCATCGCTAATCCCCAAACCGCCCCCATATTAGTCAAACTCGCCGCCGCCATCGCCCGCGATCGCGACTATGAATTGGAATGTCTACAAGTGATTCTCGTCTCCCGCAGCACGTCTCCTGCAGAAACGCCAGTAACAACCACAAAAAGTCGTCGGTTATTACGTCAGGCGGAAAAGTGGGGACGAGATTGGAATATACCCGTTCACACTCAAATACGGGTGAGTCAGGATATTACTCAAGGGATTCTAGACACCATTAAAGAGCGACATATTAATTTGATGATGATGGGGTGGAAAGGCTCAACCTCAACCCCTGGACGCATTTTTGGCGGGGTAGTGGATGCAGTGATTCGACAAGCGCCCTGTGATGTGATGGTCGTTAAATTGGGTGAAATGATGCATCCGCCTTATATCCCTCCCTTCTTTCAGCGTTGGTTGATTCCCATCGCAGGCGGTCCGAATTCGCAACGCGCTTTGGAATTTCTGCCAGCGTTAATTCCCTTAAGTAGTAAGCCACCCGATATTCGATTATGCCAAGTCTTTGATCCAGAAGATACGATTATGGATACAACCGCCATAGAAGAAGCTAGCGACTTTTTAAAGAAACAAACCGAGGGTCGGATTCGCCGGATTCCTATTCGCGCCAGTGAGGTTTCTGATGCGGTGGTTTATATCGCTAATAACCAATTATGCGATGTCGTGGTTTTAGGCGCAAGTCGGGAAGGGCTATTACAGCTCATGATTCAGGAGAATATACCGGAAGCGATCGCGCGGCGGGTGAAGAGTACCGTTATTTTAGTTCGCAGTGCGACATAA